From Daucus carota subsp. sativus chromosome 6, DH1 v3.0, whole genome shotgun sequence, the proteins below share one genomic window:
- the LOC108224825 gene encoding histone H1: protein MSTTVEASKAAAEPPKTVVSEKKRSKPAAKPVKEKKAKVSKPKSAKTASHPTYFEMIKEAISALKERAGSSPYAIAKYMEDKHKAVLPANFRKILGLQLKNSATKGKLIKVKASYKLSDSTKTNAPKPVVAKKKVEKAKKPVAAKAKPVKKTKAVASPAVKKTKKRAAPPAKAKAKQPKSIKSPVKKAKKA from the exons ATGTCGACGACTGTAGAAGCTTCCAAGGCCGCTGCTGAGCCACCCAAGACGGTGGTTTCCGAGAAGAAACGTTCAAAGCCGGCGGCGAAGCCGGTGAAGGAGAAGAAAGCTAAGGTCTCCAAGCCCAAATCTGCCAAAACTGCTTCTCATCCTACCTATTTTGAG ATGATCAAAGAGGCAATATCAGCACTGAAGGAGAGAGCAGGATCAAGTCCATACGCAATTGCCAAATACATGGAAGACAAGCACAAAGCCGTGTTGCCAGCCAATTTCCGAAAAATTCTAGGGCTCCAATTGAAGAACTCCGCCACCAAAGGCAAGCTAATCAAGGTCAAGGCCTCCTACAAGCTCTCCGACTCCACCAAAACTAATGCTCCCAAGCCTGTTGTGGCTAAGAAGAAAGTCGAGAAGGCGAAGAAGCCTGTTGCAGCCAAGGCCAAGCCGGTGAAGAAGACAAAGGCTGTTGCTTCTCCTGCTGTGAAGAAGACGAAGAAGCGAGCTGCACCACCTGCCAAGGCCAAGGCGAAGCAGCCCAAGTCAATCAAGTCTCCTGTGAAGAAAGCGAAGAAGGCTTAG